One Candidatus Zixiibacteriota bacterium genomic window, GTTTGAGAAATGCCCACCACTATCCGGTTTCTTGCCATCAATTGACCTACATTTATTGGAGCATTTATAGGATACTCAGTTAAAAGAGCACCATTTTTGCTGATTTCAATGGCTAAATTAAGATTCTCCTCTGGATAGATTTTGCTCAGACCAGAACCCAAGACCGCATAAGTTTTCCCTTCTTTTGCCAGTGCTCCTAAGTGCGCGCCAGTATCTATTCCTCTGGCTAAACCACTCACCACCACTACACCTCTTTTAGCCAGCTCCTTTCCTATATCAGTTGCATCCTTTATCCCCTCATAGGAGGCGTGATGAGTCCCCACCACTGCCACAAAGAGTCCTTCAGGCAAGTGAAATTCCCCTTTGAAATAAAGCACAGGCGGGGGGTCATTTATCTGTTTCAGACTTTGCGGAAAATCCTCATCTAAGATGGTTTTGATTCCGATCCCCTGCTTTTCCAAAAAAGATATATGTTCTTCAATCTCGGTGAATTTTTCCTGGGATTTGTAAATCT contains:
- a CDS encoding DNA-protecting protein DprA; translated protein: MDYRKYVIALREVAKVGPKGFQQLLFAFGSPENVYKATSEQISRLTRISPEKAKEIYKSQEKFTEIEEHISFLEKQGIGIKTILDEDFPQSLKQINDPPPVLYFKGEFHLPEGLFVAVVGTHHASYEGIKDATDIGKELAKRGVVVVSGLARGIDTGAHLGALAKEGKTYAVLGSGLSKIYPEENLNLAIEISKNGALLTEYPINAPINVGQLMARNRIVVGISQTVIVVETEDEASGMMDAAQRAVDQGKPLFMVTRVDNKSSEELVRIGAIPIKGAEDLDLVLNYL